A stretch of Vicinamibacterales bacterium DNA encodes these proteins:
- a CDS encoding OmpA family protein, producing the protein MPPTLIALLPDPETKNTGRARVFNEFGSTNLVTPRAASLATGTAAPGAVTTISEEEVAQLFGDALSAMPPAPRHFTLQFRFESDALTSESAAQIPEILKAVKALAVPEVVVVGHTDTMGDGKSNLSLGLKRAEMVRSILVQAGLSPGTIDITSHGEADLLVQTRNNVPEPRNRRVEITVR; encoded by the coding sequence GTGCCGCCGACACTCATCGCGCTGCTGCCGGATCCCGAAACGAAGAACACCGGCCGCGCCCGCGTGTTCAATGAATTCGGCTCGACCAACCTGGTCACGCCGCGCGCCGCCTCGCTCGCGACCGGCACCGCCGCGCCGGGCGCGGTGACGACGATCAGCGAAGAGGAAGTGGCGCAGTTGTTCGGCGACGCGCTCTCCGCCATGCCCCCGGCGCCGCGTCATTTCACCCTGCAGTTCCGCTTCGAGTCCGACGCGCTGACGTCCGAGTCCGCGGCGCAGATTCCCGAGATCCTCAAGGCCGTGAAGGCCCTTGCCGTTCCCGAGGTGGTCGTCGTCGGCCACACCGACACGATGGGAGACGGCAAGTCGAACCTCTCGCTCGGCCTGAAGCGCGCCGAGATGGTGCGGTCGATCCTGGTTCAGGCCGGACTCTCCCCGGGAACGATTGACATCACGTCTCACGGCGAGGCGGACCTGCTGGTGCAGACCCGCAACAACGTTCCCGA
- a CDS encoding FecR domain-containing protein, producing the protein MHGLIRSVGVLAVVVTASTAPVYAQQPAPAGHIKTVAGTAFIVRNNATVAAKPGDAVFATDALRTGADGKVGVTLRDDTRISLGPASEVRIDRYVYAPGEGGLGMVLKFVRGAAVYVSGRIAKLAPDSIRLEAPAAIVGVRGTTVAIRVEP; encoded by the coding sequence ATGCACGGCCTCATTCGGTCGGTCGGCGTCCTCGCGGTTGTCGTCACGGCGTCGACCGCGCCGGTGTACGCGCAGCAACCGGCGCCCGCGGGGCACATCAAGACCGTTGCCGGCACGGCGTTCATCGTCCGCAACAACGCCACCGTGGCTGCCAAGCCCGGCGACGCGGTGTTCGCCACCGACGCTCTGCGAACCGGCGCCGACGGCAAGGTCGGCGTCACCCTGCGAGACGACACCCGCATCTCGCTCGGGCCGGCCAGCGAAGTGCGCATCGATCGCTACGTCTACGCCCCCGGCGAAGGCGGCCTCGGCATGGTGCTGAAGTTCGTCCGTGGCGCCGCCGTCTACGTGTCGGGACGCATCGCCAAGCTGGCGCCCGATTCCATCCGCCTCGAAGCGCCTGCCGCGATCGTCGGCGTCCGCGGAACGACGGTGGCGATTCGCGTCGAGCCGTAG
- a CDS encoding sugar phosphate isomerase/epimerase family protein → MTVTRREFLMASAGAYMAGGRIQKGPLYKISLAEWSINRSLFAGKMQHLDFAKIARSAGIDAIEYVNQFFKDKAKDASYLAEMNTRARGEGVTQVLIMCDAEGNLGDPDGARRQTAVENHYKWVEAAKTLGCHTIRVNGYSAGTPDEQMRLVADGMRKLCEFADPHGIDVVIENHGGLSSNAKWLVETIRRVGHKRAGTLPDFGNFRIAGPGRDNPGASTESYDSYVGVAEMMPLAKGVSVKPRVWDAHGNQSDIDLRRMMKIVVDAGWRGHCGIEHGVEGREIESIVELRKQLESVRDALGASA, encoded by the coding sequence ATGACTGTGACGCGCCGTGAGTTTCTGATGGCGTCGGCGGGAGCGTATATGGCAGGGGGACGCATTCAGAAAGGGCCGCTCTACAAGATCTCTCTGGCCGAGTGGTCGATCAACCGATCGCTCTTCGCCGGCAAGATGCAGCACCTCGACTTCGCGAAGATTGCCAGGAGCGCCGGGATCGACGCCATCGAGTACGTGAATCAGTTCTTCAAGGACAAGGCGAAAGACGCCTCCTACCTCGCGGAGATGAACACGCGCGCCCGGGGCGAAGGGGTGACGCAGGTGCTCATCATGTGCGACGCCGAAGGAAACCTCGGCGACCCGGACGGCGCCAGGCGGCAGACCGCGGTCGAAAACCACTACAAGTGGGTGGAGGCGGCGAAGACGCTCGGCTGCCACACCATCCGGGTCAACGGTTACAGCGCCGGCACGCCGGACGAGCAGATGCGGCTGGTGGCCGACGGCATGCGGAAGCTGTGCGAGTTCGCCGACCCGCACGGCATCGATGTCGTCATCGAGAACCACGGCGGCCTCTCGAGCAACGCGAAATGGCTCGTCGAGACCATCAGGCGGGTCGGCCACAAGCGCGCCGGCACCCTGCCCGACTTCGGCAACTTCCGCATCGCGGGGCCGGGCCGCGACAACCCCGGCGCCAGCACCGAGAGCTACGACTCGTACGTCGGCGTGGCCGAGATGATGCCGCTCGCCAAGGGCGTCAGCGTCAAGCCGCGCGTGTGGGACGCCCACGGCAACCAGAGCGACATCGATCTGCGCCGGATGATGAAGATCGTGGTGGATGCGGGATGGCGCGGCCACTGCGGCATCGAGCACGGCGTCGAAGGCCGCGAGATCGAGAGCATCGTCGAACTGCGCAAGCAGCTCGAGTCGGTGCGCGACGCCCTCGGCGCGAGCGCCTGA